Proteins encoded within one genomic window of Pseudalkalibacillus sp. SCS-8:
- a CDS encoding helix-turn-helix domain-containing protein, with translation MDYSDTLLLYGLERMDGERTVSGLYHLLTGKKSSQTVQDGKLFGLSHLFGTFHGYTYARFEEKMQDFIQSGWINLTDASNARLTERGQSVLDENLKRSPIPTSLDGWRYGDIGTVFWRRFTLYVQTLSHLLENERHFYPIQNDPQVLQWVKRHFPRDPRSRHMSAEGIYSELKILLSTVEGNDADNFVLRLSRKDRIGKTTRQIGEIIGLDPFESHIRFLGTLHKMIQTVMADRRSFPHIHIFIADCSQPYTLTESTRKTFELLKDGYTFDDIVRIRKLKESTIEDHIVEIAIHVPEFEISPFISIEDQKRIFAVSKRLRSKRLKWIKQELQEEFSYFQIRLTLAKGIENVLKEEKGVRSRVD, from the coding sequence ATGGATTATTCAGACACGCTGTTGCTGTATGGCCTTGAACGGATGGATGGTGAGCGTACCGTCTCAGGTCTATACCATCTGTTGACCGGTAAGAAATCCTCTCAAACGGTTCAGGATGGCAAACTATTCGGTCTGTCTCACCTGTTTGGGACTTTTCATGGCTATACCTATGCGCGATTCGAAGAAAAGATGCAAGATTTTATACAATCGGGTTGGATCAATCTGACGGATGCCTCTAATGCCCGGTTGACCGAACGAGGTCAATCGGTTCTCGACGAAAACTTGAAGAGGAGTCCGATTCCAACTTCACTCGATGGTTGGCGTTATGGAGATATCGGTACAGTTTTCTGGCGTCGTTTTACGTTATATGTCCAAACCTTATCACACTTATTGGAAAATGAGCGCCACTTCTATCCGATTCAAAATGATCCACAGGTTTTACAATGGGTGAAGCGTCACTTTCCTCGTGATCCACGTTCAAGGCATATGAGTGCTGAGGGGATATACAGTGAGTTGAAAATCTTGCTATCGACTGTAGAAGGTAACGATGCAGACAACTTCGTCCTTCGTCTATCCAGAAAGGATCGCATCGGAAAAACTACCCGACAGATCGGGGAAATCATCGGACTGGATCCTTTTGAAAGCCATATCCGTTTCCTAGGCACCCTTCATAAGATGATACAAACAGTCATGGCTGATCGGAGATCGTTCCCCCATATACATATCTTCATAGCGGATTGTAGCCAACCCTATACGTTGACAGAGTCTACAAGGAAAACCTTTGAATTGCTTAAGGACGGATATACATTTGATGATATCGTGCGTATCAGGAAATTAAAGGAAAGTACGATTGAGGACCATATTGTCGAGATCGCCATACATGTACCGGAATTCGAAATAAGCCCGTTCATTTCAATTGAAGATCAAAAAAGGATTTTCGCAGTGTCAAAACGCTTACGCAGTAAAAGGCTGAAATGGATTAAACAGGAGCTTCAAGAGGAATTCAGCTATTTTCAAATTCGTCTAACCTTGGCAAAAGGGATAGAAAACGTTTTAAAGGAAGAAAAAGGGGTTCGAAGCCGTGTTGATTGA
- a CDS encoding ferredoxin: MPKYTIVDKETCIACGACGAAAPDIYDYDDEGIAFVTLDDNQGIVEIPEILHEDMTDAFEGCPTDSIKIADEPFDGDATKFE, encoded by the coding sequence ATGCCAAAGTACACAATTGTTGACAAAGAAACTTGTATCGCTTGCGGAGCTTGTGGAGCAGCAGCACCTGACATCTATGATTACGATGATGAAGGAATTGCTTTTGTTACATTAGATGACAACCAGGGAATCGTTGAAATTCCAGAAATCTTACATGAAGATATGACAGATGCCTTCGAAGGTTGCCCGACAGATTCCATTAAAATTGCAGATGAGCCATTCGATGGAGATGCAACGAAATTCGAATAA
- a CDS encoding immune inhibitor A domain-containing protein: MKIWKTIVCLSTLSVGLVFGASPQESSAKTIFSDDPLNPDFDIPGPIDLGVVNDEKLIEALVERGEISNSLSVSGKEAALKRYLERKTDGLDDAYLHHYTLEEEQKNKIQDTRAFLQKGMNVKEQKHFHERIERLELPPIQSEEWNGGVRKDRVLVIAIDFPDYPTGSITPEETDMYYDEYPVEHYEDMIFGDEGYEGPNGETFISMKQYYEQQSGGSYSVQGEVAGWYTAEHPAAYYGANVPNPDGRDGRPRYLVAEALSKAAQDPSINLADYDQEDRYDLDNDGNYREPDGLIDHLMIIHSGVGEEAGGGSLGSDAIWSHRWNLGGVFLIPGTYTNVPYWNGFLGAYDYTIEPEDGATGVFAHEYGHDLALPDEYDTQYTGQGEPVAYWSIMSSGSWAGKIPGTEPTGFSVWAKEFLQGYIGGNWLTGVSIDTEDPTFVGQLIFLDQASEKGRWNDAIRIELPDKVTIVNQPYNGRYEYHSGKGNLLNHSMVTSLDLTTAEQAQLTFQAWYEIEKDWDYASIQVREFGTDEWVSIPGNLTTTENPNDQNPGHGITGHSDGWVEGYFNLTQYAGKQIELRIHYWTDMAVAEKGLYIDDIRIYVNDKPFLHDNAESVPKFRMHGFKKDKGKFSSKQYYLLEWRNHHGVDMGLKHILRGNSLMEYDPGLVVWYIDESYTDNWTGDHPGEGFVGVVDAHQHTLEWSDGSIASTKYQINDAAFGIVNTNEEFLDYGDTLGISLTSPELRGDRSFYDGDDFLNSGLLDAGRNIPDFGLHFVVIAHTKDKSTALIGIYKEQ; this comes from the coding sequence ATGAAAATATGGAAGACCATCGTATGTCTTTCCACATTGTCAGTCGGACTCGTATTTGGTGCATCGCCACAAGAATCCTCAGCAAAGACGATCTTCTCGGATGACCCATTGAACCCGGACTTTGATATCCCTGGCCCAATAGATCTCGGTGTCGTGAATGATGAAAAATTGATTGAAGCATTGGTTGAACGAGGGGAAATATCGAACAGTTTAAGTGTATCAGGGAAAGAAGCGGCACTTAAACGTTACCTTGAGAGAAAGACGGACGGACTTGATGATGCTTATCTACACCATTATACATTAGAGGAAGAGCAAAAGAATAAGATTCAGGATACTCGTGCTTTTCTTCAAAAAGGGATGAATGTTAAAGAGCAAAAACATTTTCATGAACGGATCGAACGCCTCGAACTACCTCCAATTCAATCGGAAGAATGGAACGGGGGAGTCAGGAAGGATCGTGTATTGGTGATTGCGATTGATTTCCCTGACTATCCCACTGGAAGCATTACTCCAGAAGAAACCGATATGTACTATGATGAATATCCTGTCGAGCACTATGAAGATATGATTTTCGGAGATGAAGGGTATGAAGGTCCGAACGGTGAAACGTTCATCTCCATGAAGCAGTATTATGAACAACAGTCAGGAGGGAGCTATAGCGTACAGGGTGAGGTTGCAGGCTGGTATACAGCAGAACATCCTGCAGCGTATTATGGCGCAAATGTACCAAATCCTGATGGCCGGGACGGAAGACCACGATATTTAGTAGCTGAGGCTTTGTCGAAAGCAGCTCAGGATCCTTCAATCAATCTTGCGGACTATGATCAGGAAGACCGTTATGATTTGGATAACGACGGGAACTATCGTGAACCCGATGGGCTAATTGACCATCTTATGATCATTCATTCAGGGGTCGGTGAAGAAGCTGGAGGGGGCAGTCTTGGAAGTGATGCCATCTGGTCACATCGCTGGAATCTCGGAGGAGTTTTCCTCATTCCTGGTACGTATACGAATGTTCCGTATTGGAACGGATTTTTAGGAGCATACGACTATACGATTGAGCCTGAGGATGGAGCAACCGGCGTCTTTGCACATGAATATGGACACGATTTAGCTCTGCCGGATGAGTATGATACGCAGTATACCGGACAAGGTGAACCGGTCGCATATTGGTCAATCATGAGTAGTGGAAGTTGGGCTGGTAAAATTCCTGGCACAGAACCGACAGGTTTCAGTGTTTGGGCCAAGGAATTCCTTCAAGGTTATATCGGAGGGAACTGGTTGACGGGTGTGTCCATAGATACGGAAGATCCTACCTTCGTCGGTCAACTGATCTTTTTAGATCAGGCGAGTGAAAAGGGAAGGTGGAATGATGCGATACGGATTGAACTGCCGGATAAGGTGACAATTGTGAATCAACCTTACAATGGTCGCTATGAATATCATAGTGGAAAAGGAAATCTTTTGAACCATTCAATGGTGACTTCCCTCGACCTGACCACAGCTGAACAGGCTCAATTGACCTTCCAGGCCTGGTATGAAATTGAAAAGGATTGGGATTATGCTTCCATACAAGTGAGAGAATTTGGTACTGATGAGTGGGTAAGCATTCCTGGGAACTTGACGACGACCGAAAATCCGAATGATCAGAACCCAGGGCATGGCATTACTGGTCACTCAGACGGATGGGTGGAAGGGTATTTCAATCTTACACAATATGCTGGAAAGCAAATCGAGCTGAGAATCCATTATTGGACCGATATGGCTGTAGCAGAAAAAGGATTGTATATCGATGATATCCGGATATACGTGAATGATAAGCCATTCCTTCACGATAATGCAGAATCTGTTCCGAAATTCAGGATGCATGGTTTCAAAAAAGATAAAGGAAAGTTTTCGTCTAAACAGTATTACCTGCTTGAATGGCGAAACCATCATGGGGTCGATATGGGTCTGAAGCACATTCTTCGTGGAAACTCATTGATGGAATATGACCCTGGTTTGGTTGTCTGGTATATTGATGAATCTTATACAGATAACTGGACAGGGGATCATCCTGGTGAAGGATTTGTCGGTGTCGTCGATGCTCACCAGCATACACTGGAGTGGAGTGATGGTTCCATTGCATCGACGAAATACCAGATCAATGATGCCGCTTTCGGTATCGTCAACACGAATGAAGAATTTCTCGATTACGGGGATACGTTAGGAATCTCACTGACTTCACCTGAACTGCGGGGGGACCGCTCATTCTATGACGGTGACGACTTTTTGAATTCAGGGTTACTGGATGCGGGACGTAATATACCGGATTTCGGCCTGCATTTCGTCGTAATTGCACATACAAAAGATAAATCGACTGCCTTGATCGGCATTTATAAAGAACAATAA
- a CDS encoding inorganic diphosphatase, whose product MENKVVDAFIEIPTGSQNKYEYDKEAGVFKLDRVLFSPMFYPAEYGYLENTLALDGDPLDILVLVTNPTFPGCVIESRVIGYLNMIDSGEEDAKLLAVPVEDPRFDHVKSLEDVSEHTLKEISHFFERYKDLQGKKTEIGSWEGPEKAAELVVECQKRYENQ is encoded by the coding sequence ATGGAAAATAAAGTAGTCGACGCTTTCATCGAAATTCCGACTGGAAGCCAAAACAAATACGAATATGATAAAGAAGCAGGCGTATTCAAACTGGATCGCGTATTGTTCTCACCTATGTTCTATCCAGCAGAATACGGCTATCTCGAAAACACACTCGCTCTTGATGGTGACCCACTTGACATTTTGGTCCTAGTCACCAATCCTACTTTCCCAGGATGTGTGATTGAATCTCGTGTAATCGGGTACTTGAACATGATCGATTCAGGAGAAGAAGATGCAAAACTATTAGCGGTACCGGTAGAAGACCCACGCTTTGATCACGTCAAGTCCCTTGAAGATGTATCCGAACACACGCTCAAGGAAATTTCCCATTTCTTCGAACGCTACAAGGATCTTCAAGGTAAGAAGACCGAGATCGGCTCATGGGAAGGCCCTGAAAAAGCAGCTGAGCTTGTTGTTGAGTGTCAAAAACGCTACGAAAATCAATAA
- the serA gene encoding phosphoglycerate dehydrogenase, with product MHQIVISDPISEIGLEPLVKAPEMHLVEKNIHEVQNKDKVDAIIVRSSTKLTKQLMDEMPSLKIIARAGVGVDNIDVEAATERGIVVVNAPNGNTVSTAEHTFAMMLSLLRNIPQANRSLRRMEWKRSVFTGHELHSKTLGIVGMGKIGSEIAKRALAFEMKILVYDPYLTQERAKKLQVETVPFDHLIKHSDIITVHTPLNEDTKGLINHETIQRMKKGVFLINCARGGIIEENDLLAALDSGHVAGAALDVFAEEPSMNEALLLHEKVVATPHIAASTTEAQYQVAKQVSEDVRNVLNGEPARNALNYPTISKDVHEFIFPYIDLANRLGSFLSACIKTPVHEIQLHYSGDLTDHETLPITRSVLSGFLNPRIDQPVNIINASVIAKQRGITYGETKSSENYGYSNLINVKVVGEDHTVSIQGTLLPGLGGRVVNLNGFDIDFTPKGHLVFITHNDQPGVIGKVGRVLGKYEMNIATMQVGRKEAGGGAAMVLTFDEPLTDNMLDELQETKNISSILAMSME from the coding sequence ATGCATCAAATCGTCATAAGCGACCCGATCAGCGAGATTGGTCTGGAACCCCTTGTAAAAGCCCCTGAAATGCACCTTGTCGAGAAAAATATTCATGAAGTCCAAAACAAAGATAAAGTTGACGCTATCATCGTCCGAAGCAGTACAAAACTGACAAAACAGCTGATGGATGAAATGCCTTCGTTGAAAATCATCGCGAGAGCAGGCGTAGGTGTAGATAATATCGATGTTGAAGCAGCCACAGAACGAGGAATCGTTGTCGTCAATGCTCCAAATGGTAATACCGTCTCCACTGCTGAACATACTTTTGCTATGATGTTGTCGCTTTTACGTAACATACCGCAAGCCAACCGCTCGCTCCGGCGAATGGAATGGAAACGTTCCGTCTTTACAGGACATGAACTCCATAGCAAAACACTAGGAATTGTCGGTATGGGGAAAATCGGCTCAGAAATCGCGAAGAGGGCCTTAGCTTTTGAAATGAAGATTCTCGTATATGATCCATACCTTACACAAGAAAGAGCAAAAAAGCTTCAGGTTGAAACCGTACCCTTCGATCACCTCATCAAGCATTCCGATATCATCACTGTACATACACCATTGAATGAAGATACGAAAGGGCTGATTAACCATGAAACAATCCAACGGATGAAGAAAGGCGTATTCCTGATCAATTGTGCACGCGGAGGAATCATTGAGGAAAATGATCTGTTAGCCGCACTTGATTCAGGCCACGTTGCAGGTGCTGCTTTGGATGTATTTGCAGAAGAGCCTAGCATGAACGAAGCGTTGCTGCTACATGAAAAAGTCGTTGCAACACCTCACATTGCTGCCTCTACGACAGAAGCGCAATATCAAGTAGCAAAACAAGTAAGTGAAGATGTCCGAAATGTACTGAACGGTGAACCGGCCCGTAACGCCTTGAACTATCCAACCATATCGAAGGACGTTCATGAATTCATCTTTCCGTATATCGATCTTGCCAACCGTTTAGGTTCTTTCTTATCTGCATGTATCAAAACCCCTGTCCATGAAATCCAATTACACTATTCAGGGGATTTGACCGATCACGAAACGCTTCCAATCACGAGAAGTGTTTTATCAGGCTTTCTAAATCCACGGATCGACCAGCCGGTCAACATCATCAACGCGAGTGTGATTGCGAAGCAGCGAGGTATTACCTATGGCGAAACAAAGTCATCTGAGAACTATGGTTACTCCAACCTTATCAACGTTAAAGTTGTCGGCGAAGATCATACCGTTTCCATACAAGGGACATTACTCCCGGGATTAGGAGGAAGAGTCGTTAACCTGAACGGATTCGACATCGACTTCACGCCGAAAGGGCATCTCGTATTCATCACGCATAATGATCAACCAGGTGTCATCGGGAAGGTCGGCAGGGTTCTTGGTAAATATGAAATGAACATAGCCACGATGCAAGTCGGACGGAAAGAAGCCGGCGGTGGCGCTGCGATGGTTCTCACATTTGATGAGCCACTGACAGACAATATGCTCGATGAACTTCAAGAAACGAAAAATATTTCCTCCATTTTAGCCATGTCGATGGAATAA
- a CDS encoding restriction endonuclease, whose product MNTSKLLSKTKMSELVGWSESNGRRWVKEFKDYIPTVMIKNKIMYTKESLRIMKFLKKMNEAGLTIPEIKTIIIKEGIPKNEQDEQQIIDKHKIDRIHKEYDEKIKDTLPSSGDMMIPYLEIIKDGEAYSASEITQKLVNHFNLSDEQRSMKYENNTDIIFLSRVRSVRYSLKKENYIEEVNKLTYQITNDGLDLLNETSIGIREEIEELEKVVDPLTIVKEKLNDMTNELADNLLKQLRNVHWIKFEDIVVELLTVMGYGDGQVTQRTNDEGLDGVIKEDKLGLDNIYVQAKRYAANNSVGRDVVQSFSGALDGKGARKGVFITTSYFTEGAKKYADRLETKKIILIDGIELSKLMISHNVGVDINHTFVVKAIDFDYFKDE is encoded by the coding sequence TTGAACACTAGTAAATTACTTTCTAAAACTAAAATGTCTGAGTTAGTTGGTTGGTCTGAATCCAATGGTAGAAGATGGGTAAAAGAATTTAAAGATTATATCCCCACTGTCATGATTAAAAATAAAATTATGTATACTAAAGAATCATTAAGGATTATGAAATTCTTAAAGAAAATGAATGAAGCAGGTCTAACTATTCCTGAAATTAAAACAATAATTATAAAAGAAGGTATACCAAAAAACGAACAAGATGAACAACAAATAATCGATAAACACAAGATAGATCGAATACATAAAGAATATGATGAAAAAATTAAAGACACACTACCATCATCTGGAGATATGATGATTCCTTATTTGGAAATTATTAAAGATGGAGAAGCATATTCTGCTAGCGAGATAACACAAAAATTAGTAAACCATTTTAATTTAAGTGATGAACAGCGCTCGATGAAATATGAAAATAATACAGACATTATTTTTCTATCTAGAGTTCGAAGCGTTAGGTATAGCTTAAAAAAGGAGAATTATATAGAAGAAGTCAATAAATTAACATACCAAATTACTAATGATGGCCTTGATTTATTAAATGAAACTAGTATTGGTATTAGGGAAGAGATTGAAGAATTAGAGAAAGTGGTTGACCCTTTAACAATCGTGAAAGAAAAGTTAAACGATATGACAAATGAGTTAGCAGATAACTTGTTAAAACAATTAAGAAATGTCCATTGGATAAAATTTGAAGACATTGTAGTAGAATTATTGACCGTTATGGGGTATGGAGATGGTCAAGTAACTCAAAGAACTAATGATGAAGGATTAGATGGAGTAATTAAAGAGGATAAATTAGGCCTAGACAATATATATGTCCAAGCAAAAAGGTATGCAGCTAATAACTCTGTAGGTCGTGATGTTGTTCAAAGTTTTTCTGGCGCATTAGATGGAAAAGGTGCGAGAAAAGGTGTGTTTATTACAACGTCTTACTTTACAGAGGGTGCTAAGAAATATGCTGATCGTCTAGAAACAAAAAAAATTATACTGATTGATGGCATAGAATTATCTAAACTTATGATATCTCATAATGTAGGAGTAGATATTAATCATACTTTTGTAGTGAAAGCAATTGATTTTGATTATTTTAAAGACGAGTAA
- a CDS encoding flavin monoamine oxidase family protein yields the protein MNNPVVIIGAGLSGLRAASLLAAEGTNCKVLEARDRIGGRVLSSSDPNKPDLGKFDLGPTWYWPQYESTITSLVKELNVGTFPQYSKGAMLSERSQNIPPERYVLPENSSARSIRFIGGVQSLIDAVADTIPSGIVELEKRVTEIRLDEDGAIKVVVAQADGTRKEVSARAVILALPPRIVARHIHFSPSLPKNMITDLISKPTWMGGQAKAIAVYDRPFWRKSGLSGFATSWVGPLQEIHDASPETGSGALFGFFGMPAKSRHEMGEDKLLYLVIDQLVRLFGASAQNVKAILYKDWSKDAETAAEDDLVPLSDFPSYGQPPKSGVWSKKIVFAGTEANSQYGGHLEGALLAAEQAVYEINNLEEF from the coding sequence TTGAACAATCCTGTAGTCATTATTGGTGCTGGTTTAAGTGGCCTTCGCGCAGCGTCTCTACTAGCTGCAGAAGGCACCAATTGTAAGGTGCTAGAAGCAAGAGATAGGATTGGCGGTAGGGTCTTGAGTTCTTCAGATCCAAATAAACCTGACTTAGGAAAATTTGACCTCGGTCCAACATGGTACTGGCCGCAGTATGAAAGCACAATTACCAGCCTTGTTAAAGAACTGAATGTAGGGACGTTCCCCCAGTACTCAAAAGGGGCAATGCTTTCAGAACGATCCCAAAACATTCCCCCAGAGCGTTATGTTCTTCCAGAAAATTCGAGTGCAAGGTCAATTCGTTTCATAGGTGGGGTGCAGTCTCTTATTGATGCTGTAGCAGATACGATTCCTTCAGGAATAGTCGAGCTTGAAAAGCGAGTTACAGAAATACGACTTGATGAAGACGGTGCAATCAAGGTTGTAGTAGCTCAGGCTGATGGTACGAGAAAAGAAGTTTCGGCAAGAGCTGTTATCCTAGCATTACCGCCCCGGATTGTGGCGCGCCATATTCATTTTTCTCCTTCATTACCCAAAAATATGATAACTGACCTAATAAGCAAACCTACTTGGATGGGAGGACAGGCTAAGGCCATTGCCGTCTATGACCGTCCTTTTTGGAGGAAGTCAGGACTCTCTGGATTTGCTACAAGCTGGGTTGGACCCTTACAAGAAATCCATGATGCATCTCCCGAAACGGGTTCTGGTGCATTATTTGGATTCTTTGGCATGCCGGCGAAATCGCGTCATGAAATGGGTGAGGATAAACTTTTATATCTGGTCATTGATCAATTAGTCAGACTGTTTGGAGCCTCTGCTCAAAATGTAAAGGCTATCCTTTACAAGGATTGGTCCAAAGATGCTGAAACGGCTGCTGAGGACGATTTAGTCCCGCTTAGTGATTTTCCAAGCTATGGTCAACCACCAAAATCAGGGGTATGGAGTAAGAAAATTGTTTTTGCTGGTACAGAAGCTAATTCTCAATATGGTGGTCATCTTGAAGGTGCACTCTTGGCAGCTGAACAGGCAGTTTATGAAATAAACAATCTAGAGGAATTTTAA
- a CDS encoding histidinol-phosphatase — MLTDYHNHLENGSLTLDYLKQFTQSAEAKGIEHFGISEHAYHFYQTADILSNPWVDERRYYDMRDYVALFEDAWRQDIDVRMSIEMDYTPGKHKEMETFIKQYDFDYVIGSIHWVDDFGIDLAEFKDEWTRRDLHETYRSYFDQVVTLAQSDLFDIIGHIDLVKIFKHIPENREFLLEQYDRATDALKDSKTCIEISTAGLRKPVKQLYPDKELLKMAYHKGIPIVLSSDAHFPQHVGYAYDEAVEFARSVGYRTLMTFEKGKRKEVPLG; from the coding sequence ATGCTGACGGATTACCATAACCATTTGGAGAATGGATCTTTGACGTTAGATTACTTGAAACAATTCACTCAAAGCGCTGAAGCGAAAGGAATCGAACATTTTGGGATTTCAGAGCATGCCTACCATTTCTATCAAACTGCCGACATATTATCGAACCCATGGGTCGATGAACGACGGTATTATGATATGAGAGACTATGTTGCTCTGTTTGAAGATGCGTGGAGACAAGACATCGACGTGCGGATGTCGATCGAGATGGATTATACACCCGGAAAGCATAAGGAAATGGAGACATTCATAAAACAATATGATTTCGATTATGTCATTGGCTCGATTCATTGGGTGGATGATTTCGGAATCGATCTCGCTGAATTTAAGGATGAATGGACGCGAAGAGACCTTCATGAAACCTATCGCAGCTATTTTGATCAGGTCGTGACATTAGCGCAATCGGATCTATTCGATATCATCGGACATATCGATCTCGTGAAGATTTTCAAGCATATTCCGGAAAACCGGGAATTTCTCCTAGAGCAATATGATCGTGCGACAGATGCTCTGAAAGACTCCAAAACGTGTATTGAAATCAGTACAGCCGGTTTACGGAAGCCTGTCAAACAACTTTATCCTGATAAGGAGCTCTTGAAAATGGCGTATCACAAAGGCATACCGATCGTTTTGTCTTCAGATGCACATTTTCCACAGCACGTCGGGTACGCTTATGATGAAGCAGTTGAATTCGCACGTTCAGTCGGCTATCGTACGTTAATGACCTTTGAAAAAGGAAAACGGAAAGAAGTTCCGTTAGGGTGA
- a CDS encoding ATP-binding protein, producing the protein MIWRSVVGKLWGTILLLVSVVLFILTVLLLQFFEDLIVDNAKVQLSQLAGSLVEVIEEDDRFESSEETVSSVVDAHSSNIIILGEDLRFAHASDQTDLELLPYSLFLKDEELSRVLKKGEAVSVQGAFPLEEGNDTESNEILIVGKPVQLSSNERGAVFIYQSLDLIQETNKKAKQIIYFSAGIAIILTTIFAFFLSTRITAPLRRMREAALEVAQGKFDTKVPILTHDEIGELALSFNRMGRKLKNNITALSQEKEQLSSILSSMADGVITLDRKGKILVTNPPSERFIQAWYYEQGMKEESEGEVLPEQINDLFRRVVNLEKEQMTEIELQGRSWVVVMTPLYNQAYVRGAVAVFRDMTDERQHDKLRKDFIANVSHELRTPIAMLQGYSEAIIDDIAATEAEKKDIAQIIYDESLRMGRLVNELLDLARMEAGHVSLEKMEIKVDEFFPRVVRKFQGLSKEREISLELQKPDHSSIMYGDPDRLEQVMTNLVDNAIRHTNKGGHVQVKVMDQSDGTYVEVKDTGSGIPKEDLPFVFERFYKADKARTRGRSGTGLGLAIAKNIVDSHGGKISVHSKVGEGTTFSFHIPHFDHEENKN; encoded by the coding sequence ATGATTTGGAGAAGTGTCGTCGGCAAGCTCTGGGGTACCATCCTTCTGCTTGTTTCGGTCGTTTTATTCATATTGACTGTATTACTTTTACAGTTCTTTGAAGATTTAATTGTAGATAATGCAAAAGTCCAGCTGTCTCAGCTAGCTGGTTCTTTGGTTGAAGTGATTGAGGAGGATGACCGGTTTGAAAGCTCCGAAGAGACTGTCTCTTCGGTAGTCGATGCCCATTCCAGCAATATTATCATCCTCGGAGAAGATTTGAGGTTTGCGCATGCTTCGGATCAGACTGATTTGGAGCTTCTTCCATACTCGTTGTTTTTGAAGGATGAAGAACTCTCAAGGGTTTTGAAAAAAGGTGAGGCAGTGAGCGTACAAGGAGCATTTCCATTAGAAGAGGGAAATGACACCGAATCGAATGAGATCCTGATCGTCGGGAAGCCTGTCCAGCTCAGTTCAAATGAAAGAGGAGCTGTATTCATCTATCAGTCTTTGGATCTGATCCAAGAAACGAACAAGAAGGCGAAACAAATCATTTATTTTTCTGCTGGAATTGCCATTATTCTTACAACCATTTTCGCATTCTTCCTTTCTACAAGAATCACAGCTCCATTACGACGTATGCGTGAAGCGGCACTTGAGGTTGCACAGGGGAAATTCGATACGAAGGTTCCCATCCTGACTCATGACGAGATCGGAGAGCTGGCTTTATCCTTCAATCGGATGGGGAGAAAATTGAAAAATAACATCACCGCTCTAAGTCAAGAAAAGGAACAGCTGTCGAGCATTTTGAGCAGTATGGCAGATGGGGTCATCACCCTCGATCGAAAAGGAAAGATCCTTGTGACGAATCCACCGTCCGAACGTTTCATTCAAGCATGGTATTACGAACAAGGGATGAAAGAGGAGTCCGAAGGAGAAGTTCTTCCTGAACAAATCAATGATCTTTTCCGAAGAGTCGTGAACTTGGAGAAGGAACAGATGACAGAGATCGAGCTCCAGGGACGTAGCTGGGTCGTCGTTATGACACCGTTATATAACCAAGCTTATGTCCGGGGGGCAGTAGCTGTCTTTCGGGATATGACCGATGAACGCCAACATGACAAGCTGCGGAAAGACTTCATTGCGAATGTTTCCCATGAGCTCAGAACCCCGATTGCCATGCTCCAAGGGTACAGTGAAGCGATCATTGATGATATTGCTGCGACTGAGGCCGAAAAGAAGGATATCGCCCAAATCATTTATGATGAATCGTTGAGGATGGGGAGACTCGTCAATGAGCTGCTCGATTTAGCACGTATGGAAGCAGGGCACGTTTCATTGGAAAAGATGGAAATCAAAGTGGATGAATTCTTCCCACGGGTTGTAAGGAAGTTCCAGGGTCTTTCAAAGGAAAGGGAAATCAGTCTAGAGCTTCAGAAACCGGACCATTCGTCCATCATGTACGGCGATCCAGATCGTTTAGAGCAAGTGATGACAAATCTTGTAGACAATGCCATTCGACATACGAACAAAGGAGGCCATGTTCAAGTAAAAGTCATGGATCAATCCGATGGGACGTATGTTGAAGTGAAAGATACAGGATCCGGAATTCCGAAAGAAGACCTGCCATTCGTATTTGAACGCTTCTATAAAGCTGATAAAGCTCGAACCCGTGGCCGATCCGGTACTGGGCTAGGTCTTGCCATCGCAAAGAATATCGTTGACTCTCATGGAGGAAAAATATCTGTTCATAGTAAAGTAGGGGAAGGGACGACATTTTCCTTCCATATTCCACATTTCGATCATGAAGAAAATAAAAATTGA